From a region of the Epinephelus fuscoguttatus linkage group LG21, E.fuscoguttatus.final_Chr_v1 genome:
- the LOC125881958 gene encoding NACHT, LRR and PYD domains-containing protein 3-like, whose translation MATLKEVVLKILKNLGDEDFTEFKWYLKQKVPEGFPVIPICQLEKADRMKTVDLMVQFYTMNTIKVTEIILRKMNQNKLAENLSKTISEPEEILPSKCQQKLKSNFQKKFQCVFEGIAKAGKPTLLNQIYTELYITEGGTAEVNDEHEVRQIETASRKPHRPETNIRQEDIFKASPGRDEPIRTVMTKGVAGIGKTVLTQKFTLDWAEDKANQDIQFTFPFTFRELNVLKEKKYSLVELVHHFFPETKEAGICRFEEFQVVFIFDGLDECRLPLDFHNNEILTDVTESTSVDVLLTNLIRGKLLPSARLWITTQPAAANQIPPDCVDMVTEVRGFTDPQKEEYFRKRFRDEEQASRIISHIKTSRSLHIMCHIPVFCWITATVLEDVMKSREEGELPKTLTEMYIHFLVVQTKVKNIKYDGGAETDHHWSPKSRKMIESQLQKGNLIFYESDLTECGIDIRAASVYSRVFTQIFKEERGLYQDKVFCFVHLSVQEFLAALHVHLTFINSGVNLMAEAMQRSTLTHLHQSAVDKALHSNLFLRFLLGLSLQTNQNLLRGVLKQTGSSSQSNQETINYIKKKFNQDLSAERSINLFHCLNELNDRSLVEEIQQSLSSGRLSTDKLSPAQWSALVFILLSSEEDLDVFDLKKYSASEEALLKLLPVVKASNKALLADCNLSQRSCEALYSVPSIKSSSLRHLDLSNNDLKDSGVKLLSDGLKSSHCKLEILSLSGCLITEEDCASLASALSSNHPGDSGVKLLSAGLKDPLRSFPEFFRGGRKRPSTSGFGSLVSKRPKIWKPFDIHFFLLSSNEELTPLPSDELAFMQAGLGRRTVSLNSDVTYVELSRILQATYPKMVELRNRWLFYKAGGGNGRRKMFAIPFEAEGYTGAMLRNISDGGKHTLYIVPLQDELDLSPLPANAPEFALMPKASCRHCSVEMPVQMLVLHDRKCASQMISDDDNNKFSEFLQTPVPVQTEEDHCPQQEEAVQCPICSNIFPVLLIEEHVSHCGQRTKDTTSPERELHTAMDDISCEEDVVMWLTAKVDSSKTFELCVSRDNMLERGLKMWKRKQKATPLNPLRMKFLGEVGIDTGALRKEFLTTMVAGIEQRLFEGGKSKMPKYSVNDFAEELFRTAGEIFATSIAQGGPAPRFLQPWCYDFLASGKLSLDHVLDPSLSPLITTVAEASDLTDYIADILDCGYTGKIDMEHKENILRAIGLHVMTKRIPMLQQLREGLDIYGFSQVMQAKTEECCSLFVAGDDESVDSHYITSHLAPEMSERGCNKHRKEIQILEHFQDFLHELEVAEPDATSEDTPTVPSVMQWITGQAHRHLLLSDRQNFKITVKFDHDCHNMPNHTICYPTVNACTDTITFPVAHMSDYESFKNVMTKAIKYGAGFDRE comes from the exons ATGGCGACACTCAAAGAAGTCGTCTTGAAAATTTTGAAGAATTTGGGAGATGAGGACTTTACAGAATTCAAGTGGTACCTGAAGCAGAAGGTCCCAGAAGGATTCCCAGTGATCCCAATATGTCAACTAGAGAAAGCAGACAGGATGAAAACAGTGGATCTGATGGTGCAGTTCTACACTATGAACACTATTAAAGTGACCGAAATTATCTTAAGGAAGATGAATCAAAATAAGCTAGCGGAGAATCTATCAAAAACCATATCAGAACCTGAGG AGATTCTTCCTTCTAAGTGCCAGCAAAAACTGAAATCCAATTTCCAAAAGaagttccagtgtgtgtttgaggggatCGCTAAAGCAGGAAAACCAACCCTTCTGAATCAGATCTACACAgagctctacatcacagagggagGGACTGCAGAGGTCAATGATGAACATGAGGTCAGACAGATTGAAACAGCATCCAGGAAACCACACAGACCAGAAACAAACATCAGACAAGAAGACATCTTTAAAGCCTCACCTGGAAGAGATGAACCAATCAGAACAGTGATGACAAAGGGAGTGGCTGGCATTGGGAAAACAGTCTTAACACAGaagttcactctggactggGCTGAAGACAAAGCCAACCAGGACATACAGTTCACATTTCCATTCACTTTCAGAGAGCTGAAtgtgctgaaagagaaaaagtacAGCTTGGTGGAACTTGTTCATCACTTCTTTCCTGAAACCAAAGAAGCAGGAATCTGCAGGTTTGAAGAGTTCCAGGTTGTGTTCATCTTTGACGGTCTGGATGAGTGTCGACTTCCTCTGGACTTCCACAACAATGAGATCCTGACTGATGTTACAGAGTCCACCTCAGTGGATGTGCTGCTGACAAACCtcatcagggggaaactgctTCCCTCTGCTCGCCTCTGGATAACCACACaacctgcagcagccaatcagatccctcctgactgtgttgacatggtgacagaggtcagagggttCACTGACCCACAGAAGGAGGAGTACTTCAGGAAGAGAttcagagatgaggagcaggcCAGCAGAATCATCTCCCACATCAAGACATCACGAAGCCTCCACATCATGTGCCAcatcccagtcttctgctggatcactgctacagttctggaggatgtgatgaagagcagagaggaaggagagctgcccaagaccctgactgaGATGTACATCCACTTCCTGGTGGTTCAGACCAAAGTGAAGAACATCAAgtatgatggaggagctgagacaGATCATCACTGGAGTCCAAAGAGCAGGAAGATGATTGAGTCTCAGCTGCAGAAAGGCAACCTGATCTTCTATGAATCAGACCTGACAGAGTGTGGCATCGATATCAGAGCAGCCTCAGTGTACTCAAgagtgttcacacagatctttaaagaggagagaggactgtaccagGACAAGGTGTTCTGCTTCGTCCATCTGAGTgttcaggagtttctggctgCTCTTCATGTCCATCTGACCTTCATCAACTCTGGAGTCAATCTGATGGCAGAAGCAATGCAGCGCTCTACACTAACACATCTCCACCAGAGTGCTGTGGACAAGGCCTTACACTCGAACTTGTTCCTCCGCTTCCTCCTGGGTCTCTCACTGCAGACCAATCAGAATCTCCTACGTGGCGTGCtgaaacagacaggaagtagcTCACAGAGCAATCAGGAAACCATCAACTATATCAAGAAGAAGTTCAACCAGGATCTGTCTGCAGAGAGAAGCATCAACCTGTTCCACTGtctgaatgaactgaatgatCGTTCTCTAGTGGAGGAGATCCAACAGTCCCTGAGTTCAGGACGTCTCTCCACAGATAAACTGTCTCCTGCTCAGTGGTCAGCTCTGGTCTTCATCTTACTGTCATCAGAAGAAGATCTGGACGTGTTTGACCTGAAGAAATACTCTGCTTCAGAGGAGGCTCTTCTGAAGCTGCTGCCAGTGGTCAAAGCCTCCAACAAAGCTCT ACTGGCCGATTGTAATCTCTCACAGAGAAGCTGTGAAGCTCTTTACTCAGTTCCCAGCATCAAGTCCTCCAGTCTGAGACACCTGGACCTGAGTAACAACGACCTgaaggattcaggagtgaagctgtTGTCTGATGGACTGAAGAGTTCACACTGTAAACTTGAAATCCTCAG TCTGTCAGGCTGTCTGATCACAGAGGAAGACTGTGCctctctggcctcagctctgagctCCAATCATCCAGGAGActcaggagtgaagctgctgtcGGCTGGACTGAAGGATCCTCTCAG GTCCTTCCCTGAATTTTTCCGGGGTGGTCGAAAACGGCCATCAACAAGTGGATTCGGTAGCTTGGTGTCGAAGCGCCCAAAAATATGGAAGCCTTttgatatacatttttttttactttcttcgAATGAAGAACTTACACCTCTTCCATCTGATGAACTGGCCTTCATGCAGGCTGGACTGGGAAGGAGGACGGTTTCTCTTAACAGCGATGTGACATATGTGGAG TTATCAAGGATATTGCAGGCCACCTACCCCAAAATGGTGGAGCTGCGGAACCGGTGGCTGTTTTACAAAGCAGGAG GTGGAAATGGGAGGAGAAAAATGTTCGCAATCCCCTTTGAGGCTGAGGGCTACACTGGTGCTATGCTCCGGAATATTTCAGATGGTGGGAAACACACTCTTTACATAGTACCTCTTCAGGATGAGTTGGACCTCTCACCACTCCCAGCAAATGCCCCAGAATTTGCTTTAATGCCAAAGGCCAGCTGCAGACACTGTTCTGTAGAGATGCCAGTCCAAATGCTGGTTCTACATGACCGAAAATGTGCTAGCcag ATGATCTCTGATGATGACAACAACAAATTTTCTGAATTTTTACAAACTCCAGTGCCAGTGCAGACTGAAGAGGACCACTGCCCTCAGCAG gAAGAGGCTGTCCAGTGCCCTATATGTAGCAATATCTTCCCCGTCCTGCTTATTGAAGAACATGTCAGCCATTGTGGCCAAAG AACTAAGGACACAACCTCACCTGAGAGGGAGCTCCATACTGCGATGGATGATATCTCATG TGAGGAGGATGTGGTCATGTGGCTCACAGCAAAGGTGGATTCCAGCAAGACCTTCGAGCTGTGTGTGTCTCGAGATAATATGCTCGAAAGAGGTCTCAAGATGTGGAAGCGTAAACAAAAGGCTACACCACTTAATCCCTTAAGGATGAAATTCCTCGGAGAAGTGGGGATTGATACAGGGGCCCTCAGAAAGGAGTTTCTCACAA CAATGGTAGCTGGGATTGAGCAACGCCTTTTTGAAGGTGGGAAGTCCAAAATGCCCAAATATTCGGTGAATGACTTTGCTGAAGAGCTCTTCAG GACTGCGGGTGAAATCTTTGCTACAAGCATTGCCCAAGGTGGACCTGCACCACGTTTCCTCCAGCCGTGGTGCTACGACTTTCTAGCATCTGGCAAGCTCTCATTGGATCACGTCCTGGACCCGAGTTTATCACCGCTAATAACCACA GTTGCAGAGGCGTCCGATTTGACCGACTACATTGCAGACATTCTGGATTGTGGCTATACTGGCAAGATCGACATGGAACACAAAGAGAACATTCTAAG AGCAATCGGTCTGCATGTCATGACGAAAAGAATACCCATGCTTCAGCAACTCCGTGAGGGCTTGGACATCTACGGCTTCTCCCAAGTGATGCAGGCAAAGACGGAAGAGTGCTGCAGTCTGTTCGTCGCCGGAGACGACGAGTCG GTGGACTCTCATTACATCACTTCCCATCTGGCGCCAGAGATGAGCGAAAGGGGCTGCAACAAGCACCGCAAGGAGATCCAGATCCTTGAACACTTTCAAGACTTCCTGCACGAGCTGGAAG TTGCTGAACCAGATGCCACGTCTGAAGACACCCCAACTGTACCGTCAGTGATGCAGTGGATTACGGGTCAAGCCCACAGACATCTTCTTCTTTCTGATCGCCAGAACTTCAAGATCACAGTGAAGTTTGACCATGACTGTCACAACATGCCTAACCACACAATCTGTTACCCAACAGTCAATGCTTGCACGGACACCATAACATTCCCCGTTGCACACATGTCAGACTATGAGTCATTCAAAAACGTCATGACAAAAGCCATTAAATATGGTGCAGGATTTGATAGAGAGTGA
- the trdmt1 gene encoding tRNA (cytosine(38)-C(5))-methyltransferase has translation MEGVRVLELYSGIGGMHYALKESGIPAQVVAAIDINTTANQIYKHNFPDTVLWSKTIEGITLDDFNRLSFDMILMSPPCQPFTRLGLQGDIADPRTKSFLYILDLLPRLCRPPRFILLENVKGFETSSARERLVKTLTDCGYTFQEIMISPTSVGIPNSRLRYFLLAKISTENFSSKILDAFPHPAESDSPEQPTVLSPPHPGTCQPEEDLQGGHFLYKLETTLEVQRKMSQNNDLSVRQIQDFLEPQMEVDMEQHLLPPKTLLRYALILDIVRPTCRRSVCFTKGYGRYVEGTGSVLQCCTETEMESVFKGLDQCSEDEKLQRLSKLKLRYFTPREVANLMGFPQTFSFPEHVTTKQQYKVLGNSLNVVVVARLLQLLVS, from the exons ATGGAGGGCGTGCGGGTGCTCGAGCTGTACAGCGGGATAGGAGGGATGCATTATGCTTTAAAGG AGAGCGGCATACCGGCCCAGGTTGTGGCTGCCATCGACATAAACACCACAGCAAATCAAATCTACAAGCACAATTTCCCCGACACCGTCCTCTGGAGTAAGACCATTGAG GGCATAACACTTGACGACTTCAATAGATTATCTTTTGACATGATTTTGATGAGCCCTCCTTGCCAGCCGTTCACCAG GTTAGGACTTCAGGGTGACATCGCTGATCCCAGAACCAAGAGCTTCCTCTACATCCTTGATCTTCTGCCAAG GCTGTGCCGGCCGCCCCGCTTCATCCTGCTGGAGAATGTGAAAGGCTTTGAGACCTCATCTGCCAG GGAACGTTtggtgaaaacactgacagactgTGGATACACTTTCCAGGAGATCATGATCTCTCCCACCAGT GTTGGGATCCCAAATTCAAGACTGCGTTATTTCCTGCTCGCCAAGATTTCAACAGAAAACTTCAGCTCAAAG ATTTTAGATGCCTTTCCACATCCTGCTGAGAGTGATTCCCCTGAGCAGCCCACAGTCTTGAGTCCTCCCCACCCAGGTACCTGCCAGCCAGAGGAGGACCTGCAGGGCGGTCATTTCCTGTATAAACTAGAGACAACGCTGGAAGTCCAGAGGAAGATGAGTCAGAACAACGATCTGTCCGTCAGGCAGATCCAAGACTTCCTGGAACCACAGATGGAAGTAGACATGGAACAGCATCTCCTTCCTCCTAAAACACTGCTGCGGTACGCTCTGATCTTGGACATTGTTCGGCCCACCTGCAGGAGGTCTGTCTGCTTCAccaaagg CTACGGGCGGTATGTGGAGGGAACTGGCTCAGTGCTGCAGTGCTGCACGGAAACAGAG aTGGAGAGTGTGTTTAAAGGTCTGGACCAGTGCTCTGAAGATGAGAAACTCCAGCGGCTGTCGAAACTGAAGCTCCGGTATTTCACTCCCAGAGAAGTTGCCAACCTCATGGGCTTCCCTCAAACCTTCT CCTTCCCGGAGCACGTCACCACCAAGCAGCAGTACAAAGTCCTAGGAAACAGCCTgaatgtggtggtggtggccaGACTCCTACAGCTGCTCGTCTCCTAG